From a single Sebastes umbrosus isolate fSebUmb1 chromosome 17, fSebUmb1.pri, whole genome shotgun sequence genomic region:
- the flrt1a gene encoding leucine-rich repeat transmembrane protein FLRT1: protein MFTIMAPVGVAKLRARLFLLFLCLTLRAGMLQFATATIQGYIGDRDMICPSVCRCDEDFIYCNDRGLSSIPSLPPTASVLYLQNNQINNPGLPTSLERQLAVRVVYLYDNELDEFPVHLPPSIRELHLQDNNIRTIPRSALARMPLLEKLHLDDNSISTVSIEDQAFADNPRLRLLFLSRNHLSSIPSGLPASLEELRLDDNRISTIPTHAFRGLASLRCLVLDGNLLANQRIADDTFSRLSNLTELSLVRNSLQTPPVNLPAAHLQRLSLQENALTHMPRGSLDGMRRLLRLDLSGNNLTTLPRGLFKDLDSLGQLLVRGNPWHCGCNLRWLYDWLHARGNSITVRGLTCHGPDRVRDMALVDLTSEMEECEVVRTAGTRDRAGVGGVDSSTTHTPPQGSLFTLRSKRPGLGLPDSGLDYTLSSSGVGKSLALNVKPLSHNSVRVTWSVAQPSSSFRLSWLRLGTGNAMGSITETLVRGDRREYLLTSLQPRSSYIICMVPLAASSESKGMIAGDADSDEALVCAKAETSDLAPVEEEEDKDSKQMTVLPLAGIIGGATAIVSLALIFCIFCWYGHRTGHLCSRDHYTRSSSRKNKTYDDYIESGTKKDNTILEIRSPGFQMTPMAACQPMQPKPLREDYIIHTIFPSNGTGLYKGDNHVSNAGHGTNRGYREGGIPDIDYCYT, encoded by the coding sequence ATGTTCACCATAATGGCACCTGTAGGTGTGGCTAAGCTGCGGGCTCGGCTCTTCCTGCTGTTTCTTTGCTTGACACTGCGTGCCGGCATGCTTCAGTTTGCTACAGCCACGATACAAGGGTACATTGGAGACAGGGACATGATATGCCCATCTGTATGCAGGTGCGATGAGGACTTTATCTACTGTAATGATCGTGGCCTGAGCTCCATCCCGTCACTGCCTCCTACGGCGTCCGTCCTCTACCTTCAGAACAACCAGATAAACAACCCGGGTTTGCCAACCTCCTTGGAGCGCCAGCTTGCCGTCCGTGTGGTGTACCTGTATGATAATGAACTGGATGAATTCCCCGTGCATCTGCCACCATCCATCCGTGAACTGCATTTGCAGGACAACAACATACGCACTATTCCTCGTAGTGCGCTGGCTCGGATGCCCTTGCTAGAGAAGCTCCACTTGGACGACAATTCCATTTCCACTGTCAGCATTGAGGACCAGGCCTTTGCTGACAACCCACGGTTGCGCCTACTGTTCCTTTCACGCAACCACCTGTCCAGTATCCCCTCAGGACTGCCTGCCTCTCTGGAGGAACTCCGTCTGGATGACAACCGAATCTCCACTATCCCAACCCACGCCTTCCGAGGCCTCGCCTCACTTAGATGTCTTGTCCTGGATGGGAACCTTTTGGCAAACCAGCGCATTGCTGATGACACATTCTCCCGCCTTTCCAACTTAACCGAGTTGTCCCTAGTCCGTAACTCTCTCCAGACCCCACCTGTCAACCTGCCCGCCGCCCATCTGCAACGCCTGTCTCTACAGGAAAATGCCCTGACTCATATGCCGCGCGGTTCCTTGGACGGCATGCGCAGGCTGCTGAGGCTGGACCTGTCAGGGAACAACCTGACCACCCTGCCGAGAGGACTCTTCAAGGACCTGGACAGCCTGGGCCAGCTGCTGGTGCGAGGCAATCCTTGGCACTGTGGCTGCAACCTGCGATGGCTCTATGATTGGCTGCATGCCCGTGGTAACTCCATCACTGTCAGAGGTCTCACCTGCCATGGGCCCGACAGGGTGCGAGACATGGCTTTGGTAGACCTGACcagcgagatggaggagtgtgAAGTGGTGAGGACAGCAGGGACCAGAGACAGAGCGGGCGTAGGTGGAGTCGACAGCTCTACCACTCACACCCCTCCACAGGGCTCTCTCTTCACCCTCCGCTCAAAGCGACCCGGCCTGGGGCTTCCTGACTCTGGCTTAGACTACACTCTCAGCAGCAGCGGTGTGGGGAAGAGCCTGGCCCTCAACGTGAAGCCTCTCTCTCACAACAGCGTCCGTGTTACTTGGAGCGTGGCCCAGCCCAGCTCCTCCTTCAGGCTGAGCTGGCTCCGACTGGGTACCGGGAACGCCATGGGATCAATCACGGAGACTCTGGTCCGGGGCGACCGTCGAGAGTACCTGCTTACCTCCCTCCAACCACGCTCCAGCTACATCATCTGCATGGTGCCTCTCGCTGCCAGTTCAGAAAGCAAAGGGATGATTGCTGGAGATGCTGACTCTGATGAAGCTCTGGTGTGTGCTAAAGCTGAAACATCTGACCTCGCCcctgtagaggaggaggaggataaagaCTCAAAGCAGATGACAGTCCTGCCCCTGGCAGGGATTATTGGTGGGGCTACTGCCATTGTATCTTTGGCTCTCATCTTTTGCATCTTCTGTTGGTATGGACATAGGACTGGGCATTTGTGCTCCCGTGACCACTATACTCGCAGCAGCTCCCGAAAAAACAAGACCTATGATGATTACATCGAGTCAGGCACCAAGAAAGACAATACCATCTTGGAGATCCGCAGTCCGGGGTTCCAGATGACGCCTATGGCGGCTTGCCAGCCAATGCAGCCTAAACCCCTACGAGAGGATTACATCATTCATACCATATTCCCCTCCAATGGCACTGGCCTGTACAAAGGTGACAACCACGTTTCTAACGCAGGACATGGCACCAACCGCGGCTATAGAGAAGGAGGAATCCCAGATATAGACTACTGTTACACATGA